TTTGAGTGTTACATGGCACCGGTCCGATCTTAGTGAGAGTACTACTAAATGCATGCAAAGGCTGACGATGAGAACTCAATGAAGCACGAAAATTAAGTACACAAGATTTTAAGCAAActgcaaagaaagaatttaaaaaatgaagCTTAAGCATTCATCTGGCAAAAAATCCTTGGCATACTATCATATATAATAGCAGTTAGATACCAGTTGATtgaaatgctaactaaataagtGTACTGAAAACATATAGTTTTACAGGATCTAATTGTTACTCCTGTGATTTAAAGAAGACAATAGAGAAAAGGCTCGGTTGATTTTCAAACAAAGAAAACCCGGAAGAACACTTTTTTGGGCAAATAGTTATAAACATGAATTGCTTGTTACTTATGGTTCCCGAAATCTTATCTAATTAGCCACTGCATCCACATTGGCTAGAATGCTAAGGCATAAAGgctgaaagaaaaaagaacaaaaaaaagaagcagTACAATAAGTAAATCTGTCATGCTTGCTGGTACCAAAATTAAGTACATATGTAAATTTTAAGTAGTTCTTAGTTGTAAATGTGAAGGCTTTATCTAAGAAATGTATGTTGTCTCCAAGGTTCCCGACCTTTCTCATGTTTGTCATTTCGCGAAGCAAAGCATATGCTAAGGAATGAAGGGCTGAGACatatctacttttttttttaaagaaatagAGGGCATAAACATTGGCtgttctcttctcttctctttacTTTATTGTGCTCAGTCGCTCACTATTTTCCCTCTACAAAGGAAAAATTGCTAGCCATCTAAAGTTTAGTGGAAAAGAACAGCTATGAACTCATATCtcaaaattctagaaaattaaaatgttTAAGAATTTATAGATCCTAACTAGATCAATTGAGTAAGATTGGAAGACAAATGCCTAAACAAGACAATAGAATAGCCAAGATTATGTATCCCTCCCAGCAATACGGGCTGGTGACATTGATTTGTTTTCAGCCCTTACCTAACTTTCCATGATGACTAGCTTCAAACGACAAGAACTTTTAAAAGTCAGAATCAGCACCCGGAAATCAGTATAAACCTGGTTCAAGCAGTTGCTAATGAACTTAATTAGACTGATTTTGTTAATCTTTCCGTGCAGCAGTTTATTCTCCAAAGAGGATGCCCGGAgaaatgctaaaatttatttctaCTGGTCTCGATCGAAATGCTAAAACATCAAAGGAGAAATGTATATTCAGAGTCCATGATGGGCTACGAAGGCACAACCCTCAGGCATACGAACCAGAAATTGTTGCTATTGGACCTTATCATCATGCTAAAAGTAAATTACCAAAAATGGAAAAGCATAAGCTGTGGTATTTGCAACAGCTTCTTCTTCAAAGAGGCGAGTCAAGTGTGGAAAGATACATTGTAGCCTCGTCACAGCTTGAAGAGCGCACTCGAAGGTGTTATGCAGAAGAAACTATTAAATCTATTCTTTAAATGTATAATTGCTCCTTTTCCTATCTCATTTTATtgtgatgatttgaagtggaaAAGATTCTGATATTGGTGTATTTACTATGTTTTTTGTTACGGGAGTTAAGTGTCTGTGAATTCCTCAATAGATTTaatagtttttcttttaaagatGTCAATGTtgaaatttggattttttttttttgtttttgcatctatatatacatttatatatacaTGGGATGATTGCATTTAGTAAACCTAACAAGTTGGTACAGCTAAAAAGTGACTAGATATACGTTGAGGGAGGATCATACGTTGGATGAGGAATTGGAAGGGATCTTTTCTGACAACATGGCTGGTATAATGTGGtcttacaaaaataaaaataaaaataaaaataaaaataataacaataatagtaTAAATTGGACTACCTATGAGCTTCCCATCCCAAAGGACTAATAGCTTGATACAACTTCCACCTGCTTTCTCCAGCTTTTTGTCTCTATTTCTGATCAAGATTGCTACACGTGAGACTCTCCTCTTGCCCAGGTAAATTTTTCAAGTATTTCCCTTGATAAGTGATTAAtctacgtaataattgtatgatattttatattatttttagtcatttcagttacattattggaagaaaatgattcattttggctataattggtataaaatgcttttgttcaattaaatgaggtttttatcactttttacttggattttgtgcattttgacagttttgacaaattttcataTTTCGGTTATAACTTGAACTCCAATGATCGGAGTGCTAGTGTTTTTTAACTCTCAAGTCAAGATTAATTGTAATTTTCCTCTTCAAAAGTCTATGGCTGCTAATTAAGTCGTGTTATAAATGTATCCTGATATTAATTCTCCATTTTTCATTACGCAGATTGAACATTTAATTTGCCATTTTACCAGCCATGACTTTATGATATTCTTACAATCTTAAACTTAATGCGTATAGTACTGGATTTTCAAATCGGGAAAAGTTGGAACTTTTGTGTTATGACACGTTAGAACTAACTTTGTTACAGCATTTATTCATGCTAATTTTGATAAATAAGGAATTCAAATTATTTTACGATATTTGATGAAAGTTCATACTATGTTAATTCAAGAAATAGACCAAGACATCCTCCTTTAGCTCCCTAAAAATCATTTAGAGTGTTATGTATGATTTGACAGGAtccatttaattttattttctccaaaaatattttttttgacaaatgtACTTCAAGTTATACCTTTCTCTTGGCTAATATCCTTAAACATGGGTCTTTTAGCTACATTTTTTTACACTTTTTTTAACCCTTTTTCTTTCTCAATTTTACTGTATTGTTTAAAAGAAattatgattaaaaaaattcaaggaCAGCTGAAAAGAATAAGCACCCCAGCACAACGCGCGGTTACCCCTAGATTTAAACACATGAACAACCTAGGATTGACATTAAAACCATTAAAAGatagttttttcttttaactGAAATAGCATTATTGTTCATTTGCACCACCATTaatagcaaaaaagaaaaactgatgAAACTCACTGAAACGGAAAATTAAGTCATAAAAGCACATAACGGAGAACAATTAATTAATGATAACACCGAAAAATTAACTAATTCAAGTGAAATGAAAGAGAACGTTCGAAATCCATCAAATAGACAGACACTTTTTACCCACTTTATACACTTCATCCATATAAATGACAAACAATCTAATGTTAACTTCTCTACAACCTATAATTTCTACTCTCTTGGACACGAAAAAGAAGAAGGACAGTAAAAAAAAGTGATTGCAGGTACCAATCTTATgcatacttttcttttcttttcttttcttttttttttttttgggtctggAGGGTAAGGGGTATCTTGGAATCACCGATTCTAATCCCCCAGGCTGAACAGAGCTCACCCCATAAATGACTAACAACAATAGCACATGGGAGTCGACCCTGAGATCTTGTTGTAACTATAAACCACTAGTTACAACTGAGCTATCTAAGAGGAGTTTATGCGTACTTTTCTAAAATTGATATTTTGGTGAAGCATTCTATATATCCTCTGATATTCATCTATTTTAGATATTATATTTATACTCTGGGCCTTTACTTTgaatcttttttaattttttttactaatcAAACAGTTGCAGTTTTTTCCCATTTCATCTATTTTCGGCTCCTATGGAAACATCACAGAATCAGTTGATAAGCTCATTAAAGCCtgatgagaaaatgtggatgcGTAGAGTCTTGCTATTACTGAAATTTGGCATCGAGGCGTATATCGGTaaacaaaaatctggaaatCTTCAGAAGTTAATTTTCCTTGACAGGCAGGTAAAAAATCATAAACTTTCACATTTACTTTTGAATCTATATTTTGCacattattttcaagaaaaattcaaaaggcaTATAAAAATTCAAGCTATTATGTTTGATGACATCAAGGAAAACTGTTCCTATTCCTTATAGGAATCAACATAAAATGAGGACTTTTCCTCCATCTCTCTATCTCAACCATTTGGTCGTCACCTTCCTTTCCTCCTCTTCTAGCTATCCTTAATTTCCCCTCAAATCCCAAATTAATTATCTTCTCTAGGTTATTATGTCCTTCATAACCAGAGCTACACTCTTGAATGGTTAACTTGTATCtccccatttttattttttacttttttctgTCTTCTGAAAATAATATTCAATTATCTAGACATGTACTGCATATAGAAGTTTAAGCAACTACGGTGATGATTAAAGGGATAATTGATTATGCTTTGCTGGTGGTGGATGGCTTGAGATTTAGATTTTTATAAAGCTAAATCATGAACATGAGTAAAATGGTTGCTAAAGCTCACTGGTCATCTATCAGTATAGTTTATCATCAATGGAGTTCGGTTGGCTTTCTTGTAAGTTGATTCAATTGCTTATTGGATGAATATTTTTCATGTAATAAAAAGTGCATGACTTTGAATTTATTAGTCTACTCAGCAGAAGATAATCTGTAATTCAAGATGTTCATTCGGATAGGATACAAATTCTtaaacattttatttttccagaattttgagATATGAGTTCATAGCTGTTCTTTTCCACTAAACTTTAGATGGCTAGCAATTTTTCCTTCATAGAGGGAAAATAGTGAGCGACTGAGCCCAataaagagaagagaagagaaaacaaCCAATGTTTAAACCCTCTAATTCTTTAAAAAAGTAGACATGTCTCAGGCCTTCATTCCTTAGCATATGAAATGACAAAGTTGAGAAAGGTCGGAACGTTGGAGACAACATTTCTTAGATAAAGCCTTCACATTGACAACGAAGAACTATTTAAATTTACATATGTACTTAATTTTGGTACCAGCAAGCATGACAGATTTACTTATTGTactgcttcttctttttttccttcgaGTCTTTATGCTGTACTTAGCATCCTACCCAATGTGGATGCAGTGGCTAATTAGATAAGATTTCCGGATCCATAAGCAACAAACAATTCATGTTTATAACTATTTGCCAGATAATGTGTTCTTCTGGGTTTGCTTTGTTTGAAAATCAACCGAGCCTTTTCTCTATTTTCTTCTTCAAGTCACAGGAGTAACAATTAGATCCTGCAGAACTATATGTTTTCAGTACACTAATTTTGTTAGCATTTCAATCTAATGGTATCTAACTTCTATTATATACAATAGTATGccaaggatttttggccaaatgaatgctAAAGCTTCATTCTTTTAACTGTTTCTTTGCAGTTTGCTTAAAATGTTGTGTACTTAATTTTTCGTGCTTTATCGAGTTCTCATCATTAGCCTTTGTATGCATTTAGTAGCACTCTCACTAAGATCGGACTAGTGCTAGGTAACACTCAAAGTTAGCCCTATACTGTGGTTATACTTGGCACAAAGATATATAGATATACATGTGTAGATAGATACATGTTGACTTATATAGATATACTTTTACATCAAGAATTTGTTATCAATCAAACTCGTTGAATTGTTTAGTTACATAAATAGTGATTGGGTAGGTGATACTGTAAAAAGGAAGAGTATTTCAGAGTATGCATTTTTATTGGTTATGGAGTGTTTTCTTAGAATTCTAAAAAGCAGCAGGTGATTGCATTGTGTACTACAGAAGCAAAGTATAGTGCAGCAGCTAATAGTGCAACTCAAGTTTTGTGGTTGCATCGTATGCTTGGTGTACTACAACACAAGCAAGTTGATCCTACGAACATATATTGTGACAGTAAGTCGGCTATTGAATTGTCCAAGAGTCTGATTCTCCATGGGTGCAGTAAACACATAGACATTAAATATCACTTCATACGTGAGTTAGTTCAAGAGAAGGAGATTGAGATGGATTATTGCAGGACCAAAGAGTAAGTGgtgaatattttcacaaaagcatTAAATACGGagacttttgtcaaattgaagATGTTAGGCATGTCAAGTTGCTTATTTGCCGGCATATGGTACCAACTAATTAGAGTGCAGAGAACTATACATATGTTTGCATCaaaattctttttcaaaatcatTTCTTTATCAAGAAAAAGAGGAGGAATATGTCGGTGAATGAATAATATACAAAATTGGGGAGATAGTGATATCTGGCAAGTGGCAACTCAAAGGAACGTACCTCCGAAGTTTCAAATGCTCATCAACCCTCCCAACCCCTCCCTGGCAACTCAAAGGAACGTCTCCTTCAAGATTTAAATAAATGGTGAGATAGTGATATCTGGTCTGTCCTGAAGATTTAAATACTCATCATCTCTCCCAACCTCGCCCTTGGCACCTCAAAGGAGCGTACCCTGAAGTTTCAAATGCTCATCAACTCTCGCAACCACTCCCTGGCAACTCAAAGGAACGTCCCCCCTGAAGATTTAAATGCTTATCAACTCTCCCAACCTCCCACCCGAAGATTTAAATGCttaagaaaaagaagaggaatATGTTGGCGAATGAATGACGAAGATTTAAGAGTAAACGTTGATATATAGACTTCCATGGGACTTTAAAAATCGTTCAGGGACTAACAACTGAGAAAGTTGAAGTACTTTTGTGAGACTTTAACTTAGTTTCAAGGATCAAACACATAAACTGCTTAAAAAATAACAGAGCTAATTAAGGTCAACTTTGTTCGAGAGAAGGCATTGCAAAGTGAAGTTAACTTGAACGCGTAAGTCCTTCCATGAAGCGTTGCGCGTGTTGAACGTGTCAACACAGATGAGCAAGTTGCAAATACATTCATGAAATGCTCGATATGACTACAAGAAAAGTTAGTGCTGAGGGAAATGTTCAATTATGGCAATCCAATGGGCCACGTTCAATTATAaatttacatttattatgaGTTTGTTTCTTTGTTTAGCATAACAGTAGCTTGCCAGAAGATTTGGCAAAGGTTAATTTTTGCAACTCGGACAGGGGAAATGTTTTACTACTAAGTCACGCCTGACTCTAAAGCCAACTTAGGGCCTATTTGATAACTCTACTTAAtgtcaaaaattaatttattcaaaactttttaaaaaatcaaaggTTGTTCGGGTTTGTGAATTCTTTAGCTTTTTAGGattcaaaaactaaaaaagaaaaggtaatgtaaatctttaaaaaaattctgaaCGAATTGATTttcaatattaaaaaaaagattatCAAACATTGCGCAAGTAATGATAACTTCCTCTCCATTGGAGAGCCTGACAGTACAGCGTACGCATAGAATATATATAGCGGCCAATGTCTCTAAAATCACATACAAGCGGGCACTCGTGTAAACACCATCTAAAGCTCCGTTAGATAATGTAACAAGCACTACCtaaaaacttcatcattttatTTGCGACTGAATTGGATGAAGATAAGAACCTTTGATTTCAATCCGGAAATGGTAAACCTTCCCCACCCCTATAGGCTATAGCTAAATGGTAAACCTTTCCCACCCCTGTGATAcgaaacaaacaaaatgaatggGCAGTCAAAGGTCATTTTCAGAgcttttgaaaagtttttgttCCTTCATGTGCACCATAGTTCACGTAAAATCAATCAATGAAAGTCCTTACATAGATATAAAAATCTAATCCAGTTGTCAAACTCGGCCCTTGAACACGCTTTCCCAGCTCAAAACACAGCAATTCCTCGCAAGactaaaaaacaagaaaagagcaGTTTTACCTCTGAGAACTTTCTTTGTTGGTATAAAAATCAACTCAAGATCCTGCAACTTCATTGCTGAATTcagaaaagaagaaggaatcGCTCCTCCAGTTTATAATCAAAGATCCCCTTCTTATTTGCAACCATCCGAGTGAGTTTTCTTATTAATCATCCCTTTTCCCTAAATTACATAAGCATTTATTTATGTTATTTGAGTGGTATTTTAGCGTCTTCAGGTGGAGAATTTATAAAAGGAATCCACTAGTTTGTACTAATTGCCAACTACTAAAGACAAAGCACGAAACTCCATTGTAGATATAAGTTGTATCTGGACCCTTATGCCTAAAAAAGTTGTCAAATTGAATGCATTCATGCAGCACATAGATTGTTCAGATAGTGCTTCTGGAGCTTATATTTTGCTATTTGGAATACCAGATTGCCATTCACATGATTGGTACACCAATTTAGCTTGCTTAGCTTGATTCTTATTTAGAAATTATGATACCGGAGTTATTCATGGTATCATATTACATTTGTTCTACATCCGTAGGTAATTTGGGATTCTTATTGTATTATCGCCCAAGTGGTATTAATATTGTGTTAGTCAGAACGGTAAGTTACTCACTGATGATTTATAAATTTCATAAACTTTTCTTATTGGCCTTTAGTTTGAATAAAATACAGAAAATTCAACATTTATGTCCTCATTTTGATTCTCAGTAGCAGGAACAGTTTTCCGGGTAATCCTATACATTCTCGGTAActgcaatttgacaaaattttccagattatAAAGGTACGGACTGTACAGGCTCAAATCATGTTTCTAAGCATTAACAGATTTCACGTATATATGCTCGCAATTACCTTCTTGTCAAGTGTTGATTGTCTGACATCGACTATGTTTCCAGTTGGGATCCTCTACGCCGCTATTTGATGTCAAATTCAGTGTCAATCCCACTTATCATGTGAtggtagaagaaatttaaataaatagcacataacaaattaaataaacTGGACACTTGgcataaatatagaagtatCACTGAATTATCACTGAAAAAGTGGCACTGAGGATCCCGTATAGTATGTTTCATAGCTTTCATCTATATCTTGCAAATTTAACTTAGGTGTATGAACaagattttcattttcttcatctatGACTGCTTCTAGATTAAACTTGGTTAAGAGCCAATTTTGAGCcaaaggaaattttcaattttctatgtaaaattttttgagaaattttaattTCATCCCATTAATTTGCATGaggattatatataattttccgAGTTAATGATGTACAAAAAGGTTTAAGCCTCTGCTTTGTTAAAGTCAACTCATGAAGTTGGCATTACGCGGGAATCATCTTCGGTATAGATACATTACTTATGCAAGTACGTATATTCTTACATCTTTTTCTCCAACTTCGGTGAGCTCTATCTTCATTCTTCAGGATTCCTAACAACAAAACTAGCAGTGTATGCTTGGGCATACACTTGGGCTTCCCGCATGGGAGTCCTTTctgaaaacaaaaaattgttCATCATTCATGTTTCATCCATCTTTTAAACAGGAAGTATAGAAACACAGAACGGTTAGTTACTGATAATTTCTGAATTTCATAAACTTTTCTTCTTGGTCTTTAGTTTGCACAAGACCTACCCAAAAAAGTTTGCATAAGAGATAGAAAATCCAACATTTGTGTCCTCATTATGATTCTTAGCAACAGGAACATTCTTGGTAACTACAATTTGACCAAATTTTCCACATTGTTAAAGTACGGACTACACAGGCTCAAACTAAATTTCTAAGCATTAATAGATTCCATATATATGCTCGCAATTACCTTCTTGTCTAGCTAAGTGTTGATCATCTGACGTCGACTGCGCTTCAGAGCTTTCATCTATATCTTGTAAATTAACTTTGGTGTATGAATAAGATTTTGCTTTTCTTCATCTTTGACTGCTTCTACATTCAATATGGTTTGGAGCCAAATTTTAGGCTTTACTTTATCATTCAGAGAATTTTAATCTACTGTCTGATCAAAAGGCATGTTCTGGTGCAAGTTAACTGTACccaagaaacaacaaaatgtcATTAGTCACTCAcaaggtattttttttttttaaaaaaaaaaagatttttgggACAGTTATCTTGCTCGGACCTTAAGATTCACTCCAATAGGAATCAACCTTGACAGTTAAATTAGCTGATCcttccttttaaaaaaaaaaaaaaaaaacttcttttaTGGTGTAAATGGAAGGATTCGAACCTAAGACCTCTTACTCACACTTCCTCTCCCAACCCATACCTTCCCCAGTTGGCTGATCCTCTTGATGTTTTCTCCTGCAGCAATTCTTCATTTTGTTATACGTACTCAACAAAGATGTCTAGAGACAGATCTCACCAAATTGCCATTCGCATTGATCAAAAGCTTTCTGACCTATTGGATACGTCGGAGAAGCCATCGATCTTCAAAATCCATGGTCAACTACGAAGTGAAAATGAAGAGGCATACGAACCAGAAGTGGTTTCCATCGGACCTTATCACCACGGTAAGCCTAAACTGAAAGAGATGGAGAAGCATAAGCTAAGGTACTTCAAAGAGATTCTTCGTCGTAGAGGTGAGAGTGCTGAGAAATACATCATAGCTTTGGCTGATCTTCAAGATCAAGCTCGAAGGTGTTACGCAGAAGAAATCAATCTTAGTAATGATGATTTTGTTGAAATGCTATGCCTTGATGGCTGCTTTGTCATCGAGTTCTTGAGGAAATGTAGACATCCAGGATCACACTGGCAGAATGACCCCCTTTTTCAGATGCTTTGGCTACGCACAGCCACTGTGAATGACCTAATATTATTTGAGAATCAGTTGCCCTTTTTTGTCCTGCAGAAACTGTTCGATATGACCAAGTCACCAAGAGGAGAAGGGAACCTTATTGACCTAGCTATTCATCTCTGTCTGGTTGGGAACTTGCCCAATCCAGGTCTAAATTCTCATTCTGAAATCTTCGAACTTTATAATGCGGTTCATCTTCTTGGCCTCGTGCACAAAATTCTGTCTGCCTTATTTTCTGAAACACTTTCCTCAACCATGAATTCCAATCCTACAGACTCATCTGTGTTCGTAAAATCAGCTGGTGAGCTCCGACAAAGTGGAATCAAGTTCGAGAAGGCAGAGGATGGTAAATCCTTGTTCCATATCACTTTCGAAAATGGTGTATTTAAAATCCCTCCTTTAGTTGTGGAAGATCATACAGAATCCGTCTTCAGAAACTTGATTGCATATGAAGAGTATATGTCTAATCCATCTGAGACATGGAAGTGCGTAACTGATTACATAATCTTCATAGATTGTCTCATAGATTCCCCATCCGATGTTGAAGCGCTTCGCAGACATGATACCATCGTGAATCAGTTAGGTAGTGATGAAGCACTCTCTATAATGTTTAACAAGCTAAGCAACCATGTTCATGTTGGC
This Coffea arabica cultivar ET-39 chromosome 3e, Coffea Arabica ET-39 HiFi, whole genome shotgun sequence DNA region includes the following protein-coding sequences:
- the LOC113736238 gene encoding UPF0481 protein At3g47200 — its product is MSRDRSHQIAIRIDQKLSDLLDTSEKPSIFKIHGQLRSENEEAYEPEVVSIGPYHHGKPKLKEMEKHKLRYFKEILRRRGESAEKYIIALADLQDQARRCYAEEINLSNDDFVEMLCLDGCFVIEFLRKCRHPGSHWQNDPLFQMLWLRTATVNDLILFENQLPFFVLQKLFDMTKSPRGEGNLIDLAIHLCLVGNLPNPDSSVFVKSAGELRQSGIKFEKAEDDCLIDSPSDVEALRRHDTIVNQLGSDEALSIMFNKLSNHVHVGGRFCYTKIFDDVDKYTRRRWHIWRAHLLSKYFNNPWAFISFLAACALLLLTSVQAIFSILQYTSA